One Kazachstania africana CBS 2517 chromosome 5, complete genome DNA window includes the following coding sequences:
- the URB2 gene encoding ribosome biogenesis protein URB2 (similar to Saccharomyces cerevisiae URB2 (YJR041C); ancestral locus Anc_1.467), with translation MAMAFPTSAEAMTKLLRSKEIKTEELAKIMQKFDDLTFCFPNKEIFAIELIQDRWNDVKRPEFKLDSMIWETYVDMWAKVNNDERLFKKIFKNLKFTNLLIQTFQIQNDPNGVFLRKLLRTCKLINSMVTIDVSFDNSCKLLAGALKCLLIVSIDEFDNTERNALLMELMTMAELDHIPEVTGKSSNIYCSTMLYPTINYVAQTSQNNADSVTKLSGYLGKFVFHENNNSNLAKLLGKFFETNKTLDSAVVMVLFQKAIQFLSKNNFKELEILFTFIVTIQPSITAALLNELSLSKKTMSHDFLTELFKKNLESNETHSETFWNLFLQLLNLDIEIGIENSDTLMNLIEENFKERATFVTKLWAKLVSCYINARELPQFLKKWQDYSISQQSQLFMETPELSMEVSKGIVNLSTSQLREILSQTVDTIINGSEDQYGYSALRTYLKGLPMLSFTILPEFKHVLSKIFEIEEMDKFWDIKYLILNVYDDILPAQSISTEEINLLLNHSDNESAEFYYYFFKLREYEAFDFTKIESRLMALLESDGLSSDARRTFLENTFVNWSSIINSAFSKENINKLISMIVTKVEYIDLLNIFFENDDFFEEDNIVFHLVNNISKLCNEGSAITFMTKIPLQCYNKNTRIELINTLSSKSVLTSSDINLLVHLLASPTFKSNIERQFERLQDLTSKTSDTTSSLNKFNTIVFETVWKNHVLQIKEATSRTFVDSVISEISDRLLGTNFDRLGVELAYSILTTSPTEIAKDLAHKFINFGFHTIKSSDIDDSLLSWMLNCLYTIFMNIVVITDEQKSAIKSITADLMKRNNIDASLLSSTFLLNSVFFDDKLQLLYAQYIVARTMGCQKDILLPSVEAVIARKVKEETGYDDFNSAFASTVKCFAEPITDVYLECTIELYQVQTRHISKGNTIGSHLFVKSIIEFYTNLLNLNASVEQALALVAVLQDLLVSKPWLFTQYCVEILFALCFALSNLIISASNSTENNDEIFIGTIKIISNILLVHRVKLSNRQHLVNTLLCQYLDIISQSKKKNLTSESAKALSRLITDFCEPSNISNNKNDSKLNSQVSTIRQRLRRDVPFLLIKYIHLSIISPFDSSIRRELTRGIFSIFNLLSQNDLSMVNSILDSAGKQYFRSLYVEYKKSGKWRED, from the coding sequence ATGGCCATGGCATTTCCTACTTCAGCTGAAGCAATGACGAAATTGCTACGTtccaaagaaattaaaacGGAAGAATTAGCAAAGATCATGCagaaatttgatgatttgacATTCTGTTTTCCAAATAAAGAAATCTTTGCTATCGAGTTGATTCAAGATAGATGGAATGATGTGAAGAGACCAGAATTCAAACTGGATTCCATGATATGGGAGACGTACGTCGATATGTGGGCGAAAGTCAATAATGATGAGAGgcttttcaagaaaatttttaaaaatttgaagttcACTAATCTACTAATTCAAACTTTCCAAATACAGAACGACCCGAACGGCGTATTCCTCAGGAAACTTCTAAGAACATGCAAGTTGATTAACTCAATGGTTACAATAGACGTATCTTTTGATAATAGTTGCAAACTCTTGGCTGGCGCATTAAAATGCCTTTTGATCGTCTCCATTGACGAATTTGATAACACAGAGAGGAATGCGTTACTCATGGAACTAATGACTATGGCTGAATTAGATCATATCCCAGAAGTCACAGGGAAATCATCAAACATCTATTGCAGTACTATGCTATATCCTACAATCAACTACGTTGCACAAACATCTCAAAATAATGCTGATTCAGTAACCAAACTTTCTGGATATTTGGGGAAGTTTGTATTccatgaaaataataattcaaatttggcaaaattattgggaaaattttttgaaactaATAAAACTTTAGATTCTGCCGTTGTCATGGTACTTTTCCAAAAAGCCATACAATTCTTATCAAAGAACAACTTCAAAGAgttagaaattttattcacATTTATCGTAACTATTCAACCTTCAATAACGGCAGCTCTATTGAACGAACTCTCATTATCAAAGAAGACCATGTCCCATGATTTTCTAACTGAACTGTTCAAGAAGAACCTTGAATCGAATGAAACACATAGTGAAACTTTCTGGAATCTATTCTTACAACTTTTAAATCTAGACATTGAAATtggtattgaaaattctgatACTTTAATGAACTTGATCGAAgagaatttcaaagaaagagCCACATTTGTGACCAAACTTTGGGCTAAACTCGTTTCATGTTATATAAATGCAAGAGAATTGccacaatttttgaaaaaatggcAAGATTATTCAATTAGTCAACAATCGCAACTATTTATGGAGACTCCAGAGCTTTCTATGGAAGTCTCCAAGGGTATTGTAAATTTATCAACAAGCCAACTGAGGGAAATATTATCACAAACAGTGGACACTATAATAAATGGCTCAGAAGATCAATACGGATACAGTGCATTGAGAACCTATTTAAAGGGCCTGCCGATGCTATCGTTTACCATTCTACCAGAATTTAAGCATGTTctctcaaaaattttcgaaattgaagaaatggatAAATTCTGGgacatcaaatatttgattttgaatgtCTATGACGATATATTGCCTGCTCAATCTATTTCTACCGAAGAAATCAATCTACTACTAAACCATTCGGATAATGAATCCGCTGAATTCTATTATtacttcttcaaattaAGAGAATATGAAGCTTTTGATTTCACCAAAATCGAATCGAGATTAATGGCCCTCTTAGAAAGTGACGGACTTTCTAGCGATGCCAGGCGTACCTTCTTGGAAAATACCTTTGTAAATTGGTCTTCAATAATTAATTCAGcgttttcaaaagaaaatatcaacaaGTTGATCTCAATGATTGTAACGAAGGTGGAATATATTGATTTActgaatatatttttcgaaaatgaCGATTTTTTCGAAGAAGATAACATTGTATTTCACCTTGTCAAtaatatttccaaattatgCAATGAAGGATCTGCTATTACCTTTATGACTAAAATACCATTACAATGCTATAATAAAAACACCAGAATTGAACTTATTAACactctttcttcaaaatctgtTCTGACATCGTCGgatataaatttattagtACATTTGTTAGCAAGCCCAACATTCAAATCAAACATCGAGAGGCAGTTCGAAAGACTACAAGATCTTACCTCGAAAACATCAGATACCACATCTTctttaaataaattcaaCACGATCGTCTTTGAAACAGTATGGAAAAATCATGTTTTACAGATCAAAGAAGCAACCAGTAGAACATTTGTCGATTCTGTCATCAGTGAAATATCTGACAGGCTACTCGGGACTAACTTCGATAGACTTGGCGTTGAATTGGCGTATTCGATTTTGACCACTTCTCCAACAGAGATAGCCAAGGATCTAGCACAcaaattcatcaacttTGGATTCCATACAATAAAGTCGTCTGATATAGACGACAGCCTATTATCATGGATGTTAAACTGTCTTTACACAATTTTTATGAACATTGTGGTTATTACTGATGAACAGAAATCAGCAATCAAATCGATAACGGCAGATCTAATGAAAAGGAACAATATTGATGCATCACTACTAAGTTCCACCTTTTTACTCAACTCGGTCTTTTTCGATGACAAATTACAACTTCTATATGCTCAATATATCGTTGCGAGAACTATGGGTTGCCagaaagatattttattgCCTTCGGTGGAAGCAGTCATAGCTCGTAAAGTCAAAGAAGAGACAGGTtatgatgatttcaattctgCTTTTGCATCTACAGTTAAATGTTTCGCAGAGCCTATCACAGATGTATATCTTGAATGCACGATAGAGCTATACCAAGTACAAACAAGACATATTTCTAAAGGCAACACGATAGGGTCACACCTTTTCgtaaaatcaataattgaattctACACAAATCTATTAAACCTCAATGCTTCGGTGGAACAAGCGTTGGCTCTCGTTGCAGTTTTACAAGATCTTCTGGTTTCAAAACCATGGTTATTCACTCAATACTGTGTTGAAATCTTATTTGCATTATGTTTTGCATTGTCCAACCTCATAATCTCAGCATCAAATAGTACAGAGAAcaatgatgaaatatttattggcactataaaaattatatcaaatatattattagttCATAGGGTTAAATTATCCAATCGTCAACATTTAGTCAATACATTATTGTGCCAATACTTGGATATCATCTCtcaaagcaaaaaaaagaatttaacCTCAGAATCTGCTAAAGCTCTTTCAAGATTGATAACAGATTTTTGTGAACCATCTAACATTTCTAATAACAAAAACGATAGTAAATTAAATTCTCAAGTAAGTACTATTAGACAAAGGTTGAGGAGAGATgtaccatttttattaataaaatatattcatctATCGATTATCTCACCATTTGACTCGTCCATTAGAAGGGAATTGACACGAGGTATATTctctattttcaatttgctATCCCAAAATGACCTCAGCATGGTCAATTCCATATTAGACTCTGCTGGTAAGCAATATTTCAGGTCACTATATGTcgaatataaaaaatctgGAAAATGGCGTGAGGATTGA
- the KAFR0E00610 gene encoding uncharacterized protein (similar to Saccharomyces cerevisiae YEL025C; ancestral locus Anc_1.464) — MSDDGNLSGIDVATFDETLDLESSGGKEPQLNGIDYLKIHPLNEQDNVLNQTIGIEKLKGPRVVVFLNKLVYVYAPLNKEILFAFELPNPEHLIAYSVDGDSAAVLTNHANIIFLSFRKLAKIGETSMKPFFEQLPLLGKIIFKKYKNYIFYSFDRQNIFECEITNNFQVIHHRNIYSACTSVIIDFFSSGSFLLVWIRSSDPLEAVRVDICRREYSIEYELFKKYTILGFHSGDSHVIKMIKDDAFLVVTSRFATFIYIYPNMEQVDMIPVARPFKFRKNEKETTHFINSTVEKLDRYGFMYRILLYFSTGACSSGIINLYALYNPTNKNVKSERASGGLKKILKWQLLNPLSHWEGEVPINFMQRVNKSNFIVFNKADGVFCVEVKSNKENDFNFESWKVKIDGFNFENKLYHDTGLLNSVGDLNHTVVSCGSSNKHDNGFIELYQRRFPHLPLSLEVSLPHKNVVDIWLNNREGNITYVHSEEIFEMNLHKDEKRSSPKRKGSLQPENFISERGNIVTILTLTDTNEILVCSGPVLSLDNPAWDLSLQLYQTGRYLISRYNIETGVTERFYEGKVGGGLTGISAALVQESNVFLLVQNQDSTILLYENNKILASRAWDGPSIASMHLSVLKQTGIFSVTLLTVTGEILCLCSNLARVRLFIQNEFATALKPVITPNLFFCTLFYDSHSIYAINHNDSSYGVLLQVENSLNNVRLFENTDKTLSIVTHDENSKVRVYKTDISKLNEDPKFLPKVITFDSRVPIAICNLQFKKWLGLLLIHNKEKRGYELVLFDYITRKELAIQNVPGQLGSKYMLQEISNHNLGSFTKTLFAGWFVLYIGSENPCFKVVNVVKQNLIKNVHTVRINCLVSSLIITVARNGLNKVILTFFGDGVKEFLLEITQEGSKLSEVSSLSQEQSKLPYVSSAFSVEQKLRIFNSYPSRLLPRVERSFNGTPSYLTKVVVSTQNSPLLQKPLVRLLSVSNGSSSSIYSACIDSNNVLHIKKNVECRPDCGYFGTGPSVSIPLYFKVNKIIAIDNKYRETIYGMKFDEKASQSSMPLFLIVGSNCSLYYIERTAPERYQPSGLLTQWTFVRLGSRYEKKENVDKQEYKMLISDYK, encoded by the coding sequence ATGAGTGATGATGGAAATCTGTCCGGGATAGATGTTGCAACTTTTGATGAGACACTTGATCTCGAATCTTCAGGTGGGAAGGAGCCGCAGTTAAATGGAattgattatttgaaaattcatcCGCTCAATGAACAAGATAATGTGCTGAATCAAACAATTGGTATTGAGAAACTGAAAGGTCCAAGAGTGGTTGTTTTTCTGAATAAATTAGTTTACGTATATGCTCcattaaataaagaaataCTATTTGCCTTTGAGCTTCCGAATCCTGAGCACCTAATTGCATATAGTGTCGATGGTGACTCTGCAGCAGTTCTGACAAATCACGccaatattatatttttaagTTTTCGAAAACTGGCCAAAATAGGTGAAACATCGATGAAACCTTTCTTTGAACAACTTCCTCTTCTGGggaaaataatattcaagaagTATAAGAACTATATCTTCTACTCTTTTGACCGTCAGAATATCTTTGAATGTGAAATCACCAATAATTTTCAAGTAATACATCatagaaatatttattCGGCATGTACCTCTGtgattattgattttttctcatCTGGATCTTTTTTGCTAGTATGGATAAGGTCGAGTGATCCTCTTGAAGCTGTACGCGTTGACATATGTCGAAGGGAGTATTCAATCGAGTATGAGCTgtttaaaaaatatacaattttGGGGTTTCATAGTGGAGATTCACATGTCATTAAAATGATCAAAGATGACGCTTTTTTAGTTGTGACGTCAAGATTCGCCACttttatatacatttaTCCAAACATGGAACAAGTTGATATGATTCCAGTTGCCAGGCCATTTAAATTCaggaaaaatgaaaaagaaactaCACATTTTATCAACTCTACTGttgaaaaacttgataGGTATGGTTTCATGTACAGAATTTTGCTCTATTTTAGTACAGGCGCCTGCAGCTCTGGTATAATTAATTTGTATGCTCTCTATAATCCCACAAACAAGAATGTTAAAAGTGAGAGGGCGTCAGGTGGCCTTAAGAAGATCTTAAAATGGCAATTGCTGAATCCTCTATCCCATTGGGAAGGAGAAGTGCCGATAAATTTCATGCAAAGAgttaataaatcaaatttcatAGTGTTTAATAAAGCTGATGGTGTCTTTTGTGTAGAAGTTAAAtcaaacaaagaaaatgatttcaacTTCGAAAGTTGGAAAGTAAAGATAGATGgctttaattttgaaaacaaaCTTTACCATGACACTGGGTTGCTTAATTCTGTCGGAGATCTGAATCATACCGTTGTTTCGTGCGGTTCTTCAAATAAGCATGATAAtggatttattgaattgtaCCAAAGAAGATTTCCTCATTTACCATTATCTTTAGAAGTGTCACTACCGCACAAAAATGTGGTAGATATATGGCTGAACAATCGTGAGGGAAATATTACTTATGTGCATTCTGAggaaatctttgaaatgaaTCTCcataaagatgaaaaaaggTCGTCACCCAAGAGAAAGGGTTCACTTCAaccagaaaattttataagCGAAAGAGGAAATATTGTTACGATATTAACATTAACTGATACCAATGAAATATTGGTGTGCTCTGGTCCCGTATTATCTCTTGATAATCCTGCGTGGGACCTTTCGTTGCAATTGTATCAAACGGGTAGATACTTGATTTCAAgatataatattgaaacagGAGTTACAGAGAGATTTTATGAAGGCAAAGTTGGCGGCGGCTTGACTGGCATAAGCGCAGCATTAGTTCAGGAAAGCAATGTGTTCCTTTTAGTACAGAATCAAGACAGCACTATTCTACTGTATGAAAACAATAAAATCCTTGCATCTAGGGCTTGGGATGGCCCGTCAATTGCATCGATGCACCTTAGCGTACTTAAACAGACGGGCATTTTTAGTGTCACATTGTTGACAGTTACCGGTGAGATCTTATGTCTATGCTCCAATCTTGCTAGGGTACgtttatttattcaaaacGAATTTGCTACAGCGCTAAAGCCTGTCATAACTCccaatctttttttttgcacATTATTTTATGACAGCCATTCAATCTATGCTATCAATCATAATGATAGCAGTTATGGAGTATTGCTCCAGGTCGAAAACAGCCTAAACAATGTGAGGCTTTTTGAGAATACTGACAAGACGCTCAGTATAGTAACACATGATGAAAACTCGAAGGTTAGGGTATACAAGACcgatatttcaaaattaaacGAAGACCCAAAGTTTCTGCCAAAAGTGATCACTTTTGACTCTCGTGTTCCTATAGCTATCTGCAATCTGCAATTTAAAAAGTGGTTGGGACTGTTGTTGATTCATAACAAGGAAAAAAGAGGATATGAACTAGTATTATTTGATTACATTACAAGAAAAGAGTTAGCCATACAAAATGTCCCTGGGCAACTAGGATCAAAATACATGCTGCAGGAAATCTCAAATCATAATCTTGGATCTTTCACCAAAACTCTGTTTGCAGGCTGGTTTGTTTTGTATATAGGTTCTGAAAATCCATGCTTCAAGGTGGTGAATGTAgtaaaacaaaatttaataaaaaatgtaCATACAGTTAGAATTAATTGTCTTGTATCATCTCTCATAATTACGGTTGCAAGAAATGGTCTCAATAAAGTAATCCTTACCTTTTTTGGTGATGGTGTAAAAGAGTTTTTGCTGGAAATAACTCAAGAGGGTTCAAAATTGTCTGAGGTGTCATCATTGTCCCAAGAACAATCTAAATTGCCATACGTTTCTAGTGCATTTTCAGTTGAGCAAAAATTAAGGATATTTAACTCATACCCAAGTAGACTGCTCCCTCGCGTTGAAAGAAGTTTCAACGGTACACCAAGCTACTTAACGAAGGTAGTCGTATCAACTCAGAATTCTCCACTTTTACAAAAGCCATTGGTCCGCCTTCTCTCTGTTTCTAATGGTAGTTCAAGCTCAATATATTCAGCTTGTATTGACTCAAATAATGTGCTCcatattaaaaaaaatgtggAGTGTCGACCTGACTGTGGATATTTTGGAACTGGTCCTTCGGTTAGTATACCTCTTTACTTCAAAGTTAATAAGATAATTGCCATCGACAATAAATATCGAGAAACAATTTATGGCATGAAATTTGATGAGAAGGCCTCTCAATCTTCTATGCCGTTGTTTTTGATTGTTGGATCAAATTGTAGTCTCTACTATATTGAGAGAACAGCCCCCGAAAGATATCAGCCCTCTGGTTTACTGACCCAATGGACATTTGTCAGACTCGGGTCAAGGtatgagaaaaaagaaaatgtcGATAAGCAAGAGTATAAGATGCTGATATCAGATTATAAATAG